A window of Pararhodobacter sp. genomic DNA:
CAATGCCGTCATCCGGACTGACGCCATAAACCGGCTGCATGGCGTCCCATTTGGCCGAATGCGTGCCGCGGCGGTCGATGATTTCATCGAAATTCATATGCACCTCCCTCATTTTCCGCCGCAGTGTGCCGCCCTAATCGACGGGTGCAACCCCCAAACGCACGCACCCGTTGCGAAGCGCGTTTGGATCGCCTATTTGACCCCCATGACACTGCGAAACATCCTGATTCATCCCGATCCGCGCCTGAAAAAGGTCTGCGCCCCCATTGAGGCCGTGACCCCAGAGATTGGCGCTTTGGCCGAGGATATGTTGCAAACGATGTATGATGCCCCCGGCGTCGGCCTTGCCGCACCGCAGGTCGGCATCTTGCAGCGGGTGTTCGTGATGGATTGCGTCAAAGAAGAAGATGCGCCGGCAAAACCGATGGTGCTGATCAATCCCGAGATCACCTGGACCTCGGAGGAGATGAACACCCATGAAGAGGGCTGCCTGTCGATCCCGGATCAATACGCGCAGGTGACACGCCCGAAGATGGTGCGTATGCGCTGGCTGGGGCTGGACGGGAAGCTGCATGAAGAGGAATTCGATGACCTCTGGGCGACCTGCGCGCAGCACGAACTGGACCACCTGAACGGCAAGCTGTTCATTGATTATCTGGGCGCGATGAAGCGGCAGATGATCACCCGCAAGATGGTGAAGCTGAAGCGCGAATCCGCGCGGGAC
This region includes:
- the def gene encoding peptide deformylase — encoded protein: MTLRNILIHPDPRLKKVCAPIEAVTPEIGALAEDMLQTMYDAPGVGLAAPQVGILQRVFVMDCVKEEDAPAKPMVLINPEITWTSEEMNTHEEGCLSIPDQYAQVTRPKMVRMRWLGLDGKLHEEEFDDLWATCAQHELDHLNGKLFIDYLGAMKRQMITRKMVKLKRESARD